In Levilactobacillus brevis, a single genomic region encodes these proteins:
- a CDS encoding YbhB/YbcL family Raf kinase inhibitor-like protein, which yields MRIVVPTEENGFLADEFSKYATGDDVYGGQPVKSFPIKLHKIPKKTQTLALNLIDFDAVPVSGFPWIHWVAANFPGSTRDIPMDVSRTNAIPHVHGRNSNAGSLVGNTDPLINQNYTGPFPPNADHDYSLTIYALNTKLDLADGFWLNDLLHQINGHVLDTATITLRGRV from the coding sequence ATGCGAATCGTTGTGCCAACCGAAGAAAATGGCTTTTTAGCCGATGAATTTAGCAAATATGCGACGGGCGATGACGTCTATGGCGGGCAACCCGTTAAGTCATTTCCCATCAAGCTTCATAAGATTCCGAAGAAGACCCAAACATTAGCGTTGAACCTCATTGATTTCGATGCCGTTCCCGTAAGTGGATTTCCATGGATTCACTGGGTCGCTGCCAACTTTCCTGGTAGTACCCGGGATATTCCGATGGACGTCTCCCGGACCAACGCCATCCCCCACGTTCACGGTCGCAACAGCAATGCCGGTTCGCTCGTGGGTAACACGGACCCACTGATCAACCAGAATTACACGGGACCCTTCCCACCGAACGCGGATCACGACTACAGTCTGACCATTTACGCGCTAAACACTAAGCTTGATTTGGCCGATGGCTTCTGGTTAAATGACCTCCTCCATCAAATTAACGGCCACGTCCTGGACACCGCCACTATCACTTTACGCGGACGCGTCTAG
- a CDS encoding YfhO family protein, whose protein sequence is MRRERLRFNHWRLPVLAGLLALAVLTFLFAVRGVTPFGDHNLLIGDLGTQYIPFFTDFTRLIHGHTWDLYNFHQAFGGSWVPVIAYYLLSPFNLLLVFFKASQIPVALAIIILLKIATMAGTMKFYLQEHWRTQQSFVVVFGLAFAFSGFVALNFFNLMWLDALIFLPLVTWGLDRLVVSGRTGGYFGWLFVSVLTDYYLGYMTCLFVVGYFSYMLTAEWPAGQSIRAWLHTKQRLIFRFLAASLLSVGSTLTLLLPTVLSMLETPKTQSQAGNFHLVPTFGLEFFSQLGVGSANYLQRLNHGPAIFASSLVVLLVVAYFGLPQVTRWAKGRAASLLLLLFLGMWLRGFNTIWHLMTPPAGYPFRNSFFFSFVLILLASSAWHAGISQLPRRWRWGIPLGLGSLMLLGSALIPLMQTLTQSSYYASLLPLNWPAIITSLLILTITASLLWTGKVQPLWLGVIVVVEVTINFSFALVGVDYGSQQRYARAYDQSVKRLRPITTAQTLYRIRNDTPTVAPGFQGHYNPYNDGMWLGYNGSTAYSSTILANTIAMAKDLGLYTRNERRLSNQGFTPVTEMLFGIRQKLTKAGTVVVGSYSGMGFAVGPRFTQLKLTTNAIENQEAILQALRPSRQAYFVPVVAGHDQVKAIWRVNNHPTNFVYNHVWHVTPQATGRLYLFDPTSSSKYSTMRVNGHAVAPKMLTDGNTSMINLGEYRRSQSLTITYASNRPTPKSLVVATLPASCMAAVHRSVSAHHLILRRQRGHLHTDYQGMLSAPTTKRWAYLSLPQEQGWRITVNNQPVKPRTVLGDMTAIPVTPGNNHVVVSYHVPGGWVGLIGTLLSVVTYGVCWFRRLL, encoded by the coding sequence ATGCGACGAGAAAGATTACGGTTCAACCACTGGCGTTTGCCGGTGCTAGCAGGGCTATTGGCCCTCGCGGTGTTGACCTTTTTGTTTGCGGTTCGGGGGGTGACGCCGTTTGGGGATCACAACCTCCTCATCGGGGATTTGGGGACGCAGTACATCCCGTTTTTTACGGACTTTACGCGGCTCATTCACGGCCACACCTGGGATTTATATAATTTTCATCAGGCATTTGGCGGTAGCTGGGTGCCAGTCATCGCCTACTACTTGCTCAGTCCGTTTAACCTGCTACTCGTCTTCTTCAAGGCCAGTCAGATTCCCGTGGCGTTAGCGATCATCATCTTATTGAAGATTGCGACTATGGCGGGAACCATGAAATTCTACCTGCAGGAACACTGGCGGACCCAGCAGTCGTTTGTGGTTGTATTTGGTCTAGCGTTTGCCTTCAGTGGTTTTGTCGCGTTGAACTTCTTCAATTTGATGTGGCTGGACGCGCTCATCTTTCTGCCGTTGGTGACGTGGGGGCTCGATCGGCTAGTGGTTTCCGGTCGCACCGGTGGCTATTTTGGCTGGTTATTCGTTAGCGTGTTGACCGACTATTACTTAGGTTATATGACCTGTTTGTTCGTCGTGGGCTACTTTAGTTACATGTTGACGGCGGAGTGGCCCGCTGGACAGTCCATTCGTGCGTGGCTACATACTAAGCAACGGCTCATCTTCCGTTTTCTGGCCGCCTCACTATTGAGCGTGGGCAGTACGTTGACGCTGTTACTTCCCACCGTTTTAAGCATGTTGGAAACGCCGAAGACCCAATCGCAGGCGGGAAACTTCCACCTCGTCCCAACGTTTGGTCTTGAATTTTTCAGCCAACTGGGCGTCGGATCTGCGAACTATCTTCAGCGGCTCAATCACGGACCGGCCATCTTTGCATCCTCCTTGGTTGTGCTCCTAGTCGTGGCCTATTTCGGGTTGCCACAAGTGACCCGGTGGGCCAAGGGCCGGGCCGCCAGCTTGCTCTTGCTGTTATTTCTAGGCATGTGGCTTCGCGGTTTCAATACCATTTGGCACTTGATGACGCCGCCCGCGGGCTATCCATTTCGCAATAGTTTTTTCTTCAGTTTTGTCTTAATTCTCCTCGCCAGCAGTGCTTGGCACGCGGGTATTTCGCAGTTGCCACGACGTTGGCGGTGGGGAATTCCGCTGGGGCTCGGTAGCTTGATGCTACTGGGAAGTGCGCTCATCCCGTTGATGCAGACGCTGACCCAGTCCAGCTACTATGCTAGCCTACTGCCATTAAATTGGCCGGCAATCATCACCAGTCTGCTCATACTCACCATCACGGCCAGCTTGCTATGGACCGGAAAAGTCCAGCCGTTATGGCTCGGCGTTATCGTGGTCGTTGAAGTCACGATTAACTTTAGCTTTGCTCTGGTCGGCGTCGATTACGGGAGCCAGCAGCGTTATGCGCGGGCTTACGACCAGTCCGTCAAACGACTGCGGCCGATTACGACGGCCCAGACGCTCTACCGGATTCGCAACGACACTCCGACCGTGGCACCGGGATTTCAGGGGCACTACAATCCCTATAATGACGGCATGTGGCTGGGGTACAACGGGTCGACCGCCTACAGTTCAACCATTTTAGCCAACACCATTGCCATGGCCAAGGATTTGGGCCTATACACCCGTAACGAGCGGCGCCTGAGCAATCAAGGGTTCACGCCCGTCACGGAGATGCTCTTTGGAATTCGCCAAAAGTTGACTAAGGCCGGGACCGTTGTCGTTGGTAGCTACAGCGGAATGGGATTTGCGGTTGGTCCACGGTTCACGCAGCTTAAATTGACGACTAACGCGATTGAAAACCAAGAGGCCATCCTACAGGCGTTGCGGCCGAGTCGCCAGGCCTACTTTGTACCGGTGGTTGCCGGACACGATCAGGTCAAAGCCATCTGGCGCGTGAACAATCATCCGACTAATTTCGTTTACAATCACGTCTGGCACGTGACGCCGCAAGCGACGGGCCGCCTGTATCTGTTTGATCCCACCAGCTCTAGTAAGTATTCAACGATGCGGGTTAACGGGCATGCCGTAGCGCCCAAGATGCTGACGGACGGCAATACCAGCATGATTAACTTAGGTGAGTATCGGCGTAGTCAGTCGCTGACGATCACATACGCCAGCAATCGGCCAACGCCCAAGTCGCTAGTGGTTGCAACCCTACCGGCCAGTTGCATGGCGGCGGTTCACCGGTCTGTGAGTGCGCACCACCTGATTCTTCGACGTCAGCGCGGGCATTTACACACGGACTATCAGGGGATGCTCAGTGCGCCCACGACGAAGCGGTGGGCCTACCTGAGTCTGCCACAGGAGCAAGGCTGGCGAATCACGGTCAACAATCAGCCAGTTAAGCCGCGAACGGTCTTAGGCGATATGACGGCGATTCCGGTAACGCCCGGCAATAATCACGTCGTCGTGAGCTATCACGTTCCCGGTGGCTGGGTTGGCCTAATCGGCACGCTCCTCAGCGTGGTGACATATGGAGTCTGCTGGTTCCGACGGCTCTTATAA
- a CDS encoding universal stress protein, translating to MGQQYQQILVPVDGSVQAELALKKAVTVAQRNHAHVDLLNVLRINHYGFYASGSMPGSVIHELATDATSYLTSLMETTKAATGFTDLDIHVRFGNPKTVIAHEFVRDHHNDLIMLGATGMSAVARMVEGSVTAYVSRMAQVDVLVVRTDEDGQLVDTKQVAVENQDQPKL from the coding sequence ATGGGACAACAATACCAACAGATCTTAGTGCCCGTCGACGGCTCTGTTCAAGCGGAGTTGGCCCTCAAAAAGGCGGTGACCGTGGCCCAACGCAACCACGCTCACGTCGATCTGCTCAATGTCTTGCGGATCAACCACTACGGCTTCTATGCCAGCGGCTCGATGCCCGGCAGCGTAATTCACGAACTGGCCACCGATGCCACGTCTTATTTAACTTCACTAATGGAAACAACCAAGGCCGCCACGGGCTTTACCGATCTCGACATTCACGTGCGGTTCGGTAATCCCAAGACCGTGATTGCCCACGAATTTGTGCGCGACCATCACAACGACCTCATCATGTTGGGCGCTACCGGGATGAGTGCGGTCGCACGGATGGTTGAGGGCTCGGTCACCGCGTACGTCAGCCGGATGGCCCAAGTCGACGTGTTGGTCGTCAGAACAGATGAAGACGGTCAACTGGTCGATACCAAACAAGTTGCCGTTGAGAACCAGGACCAACCGAAACTTTAA
- a CDS encoding DUF1801 domain-containing protein, producing the protein MAEFEEYLRKIEDPTQQARVREVLNWVQTEFPQLKPRYAWNQPMFTDHGTFIIGFSVAKPHLAFAPEGPAMAKFAEQIAADQYNPGKKFGRIRWTQPVDYALLHQIIAFNIADKVACTTFWRK; encoded by the coding sequence ATTGCTGAATTTGAAGAATACTTGCGTAAAATCGAGGACCCAACACAACAAGCGCGCGTCCGAGAAGTCTTGAATTGGGTCCAGACCGAATTTCCCCAGTTAAAACCGCGTTACGCCTGGAATCAGCCGATGTTTACCGATCATGGTACGTTTATCATCGGTTTTAGCGTGGCCAAGCCTCACCTGGCCTTTGCGCCCGAAGGTCCGGCGATGGCCAAATTCGCCGAGCAGATTGCTGCGGATCAGTACAATCCCGGGAAGAAGTTCGGCCGGATCAGGTGGACGCAGCCAGTGGATTATGCACTTTTACACCAGATCATTGCGTTCAATATCGCCGATAAAGTGGCCTGCACGACCTTCTGGCGTAAGTAG